One window from the genome of Gadus morhua chromosome 16, gadMor3.0, whole genome shotgun sequence encodes:
- the LOC115561164 gene encoding extracellular calcium-sensing receptor-like, giving the protein MAFRRAQTMAFAVNEINRNPKLLPNISLGYHLHNSCGNLGISLRAALSMTSGRGEPFQLNENCNGNPPVLGIVGDTSSTRTIAISSIVSLYRVPMVSYFATCSCLSDRRLFPSFFRTIPSDAFQVRAILQILRRFNWTWFGLLISDDDYGLHAARSFQSGLTQSGGGCLAYLEVLPWGRDENELQRIVGIMKKSTSRVVIVFSPQSDMLKLMQEVVRQNVTGLQWIASEAWTTAIVLQTPSYMPFLAGTLGIAIRRGEIPGLREYLLQIRPDIDTLSSQENNLVKQFWEHVFQCKFVTPDMEFEGETQERLCTGNESLRNIKTEFLDLSNLRSEYNVYKAVYALAHALHDILQCVPGSGPFQGQSCASLQGLEPWQLVYQLQRVNFTTNFGDTVSFDESGDALPIYDVINWMWHSDGSTEVKNVGEVNELASKIDNLNLDEDKIFWNFEPKKPPKSVCSESCPPGTRMARKKGEPVCCFDCIACSEGEISNKKEEFWSNHQRDHCVPKSMEFLSYIEPLGISLTTASLSGTLLCTIVFGIFTYHRTTPVVRANNSELSFLILLSLKLCFLCSLLFIGHPRLSTCQLRQAAFGISFVLCVSCILVKTMVVLAVFKASKPGGGGSLKWFGTMQQRGTVVFLTLIQAAICTTWLMSSSPTPHKNTQYYKDKIIVECVIGSTVGFGVLLGYIGLLAILSFLLAFLARNLPDNFNEAKFITFSMLVFCAVWIAFIPAYINSPGKYADAVEVFAILASSFGLLLALFGPKCYIIILKPEKNTKKALMGRGTSMS; this is encoded by the exons ATGG CGTTCAGACGGGCCCAGACTATGGCCTTTGCTGTTAATGAAATTAACAGAAACCCCAAACTGCTTCCTAATATATCTTTAGGATACCATCTTCATAATAGCTGTGGCAACCTAGGGATCTCATTACGTGCAGCTCTGTCTATGACCAGTGGCAGAGGAGAGccgtttcaattaaatgagaACTGTAACGGGAATCCTCCTGTGCTAGGAATTGTGGGAGATACTTCCTCAACACGTACAATCGCTATTTCTAGCATAGTAAGCTTGTACAGAGTACCAATG GTGAGTTATTTTGCCACATGCTCCTGTCTGAGTGACAGGAGGCTGTTCCCATCATTCTTTAGAACTATTCCAAGTGATGCCTTTCAG GTACGAGCTATTCTCCAAATTCTACGGCGGTTTAACTGGACTTGGTTTGGCCTGTTAATCAGTGATGACGACTACGGACTACACGCTGCCCGATCTTTCCAGTCAGGCCTAACCCAGTCTGGGGGAGGCTGTCTGGCTTATCTAGAGGTTCTGCCTTGGGGAAGAGATGAAAACGAGCTCCAGAGGATCGTTGGCATAATGAAGAAATCCACATCCCGTGTGGTTATTGTTTTCTCACCTCAAAGCGACATGCTTAAACTCATGCAAGAG GTAGTGAGGCAGAATGTTACAGGCCTGCAGTGGATTGCCAGTGAAGCCTGGACTACAGCAATTGTTCTTCAGACCCCCAGCTACATGCCTTTTCTTGCAGGCACTCTGGGAATTGCCATCCGCCGGGGAGAGATACCTGGACTGAGGGAATACCTACTGCAAATACGCCCTGACATTGACACACTCAGCAGCCAGGAAAACAATTTA GTAAAGCAGTTTTGGGAGCACGTATTTCAGTGCAAGTTTGTAACCCCTGACATGGAGTTTGAAGGGGAGACTCAAGAAAGACTATGTACTGGCAATGAGAGTCTAAGGAATATAAAGACTGAATTCCTTGATCTGTCTAACCTCAGGTCAGAGTATAATGTGTACAAGGCAGTTTATGCCCTGGCACATGCCCTACATGACATTCTGCAGTGTGTTCCAGGGAGTGGGCCTTTCCAAGGTCAAAGTTGTGCCAGTTTACAGGGACTAGAGCCATGGCAG CTTGTATATCAATTGCAAAGGGTCAATTTCACTACAAATTTTGGTGATACAGTGTCATTTGATGAGAGTGGGGATGCTTTACCAATCTACGATGTGATAAACTGGATGTGGCACTCAGATGGAAGCACAGAAGTAAAAAATGTGGGCGAGGTGAATGAATTGGCTTCAAAAATCGATAATCTTAATCTTGACGAAGACAAAATCTTTTGGAATTTCGAACCTAAAAAG CCTCCCAAGTCAGTGTGTAGTGAGAGCTGTCCCCCTGGCACCCGCATGGCCAGAAAGAAAGGTGAACCTGTCTGCTGCTTCGACTGCATTGCTTGTTCAGAAGGTGAAATAAGCAATAAAAAAG AGGAGTTTTGGTCCAACCACCAACGTGATCACTGTGTACCCAAAAGCATGGAGTTTCTTTCCTATATTGAACCCCTGGGCATCTCCTTGACCACTGCTTCCTTATCGGGAACGCTTTTATGCACTATTGTTTTTGGAATATTCACTTATCATCGTACAACACCAGTTGTTAGGGCCAACAACTCAGAGCTTAGCTTCCTCATTCTGCTGTCACTCAAACTATGCTTCTTGTGCTCCTTGCTTTTCATTGGTCACCCAAGGCTGTCAACTTGTCAGTTGAGGCAAGCAGCCTTTGGGATCAGCTTTGTGCTGTGTGTCTCGTGTATCCTGGTGAAGACCATGGTTGTTCTGGCGGTGTTCAAGGCATCCAAaccaggaggtggtggtagtctGAAGTGGTTTGGGACAATGCAACAGAGAGGGACTGTTGTATTTCTGACTTTAATACAAGCAGCAATATGTACAACCTGGCTTATGTCATCCTCACCAACTcctcataaaaacacacagtacTACAAAGACAAGATAATAGTTGAGTGTGTAATTGGGTCAACAGTTGGTTTTGGAGTTTTACTAGGATATATTGGCTTATTGGCCATTCTCAGTTTCTTACTTGCTTTCTTGGCCCGGAATCTACCAGATAACTTCAATGAGGCCAAGTTTATCACCTTCAGCATGTTGGTCTTCTGTGCTGTTTGGATAGCATTCATCCCAGCTTATATCAACTCCCCTGGAAAATATGCAGATGCTGTAGAGGTATTCGCCATTCTAGCTTCCAGTTTTGGGCTGTTACTGGCCCTATTTGGACCAAAGTGTTACATTATTATCCTGAAGcctgagaaaaacacaaaaaaagcttTAATGGGACGAGGCACATCAATGTCATAA